In Sphingopyxis sp. CCNWLW2, a single window of DNA contains:
- a CDS encoding tryptophan halogenase family protein produces MNEDKRVQRIVIAGGGTAGWMAAAAIARTLGQAVDLTLVESEAIGTIGVGESTIPPLVNFNRILRINEADFMRATQATFKLGILFDDWKDLGTQYFHSFGLTGKDHWSAGFQHFWLYGRTKGHDQPYDDYCMELKAAIAGKFAHLPEDRMNYAYQLDSGLYAGFLRELAEADGAKRIEGKIARVELDGTSGDIAALVLDGDRRIEGDMFIDCTGFRALLMEGALHAGFDDWSNFLPCDSAIALQTPNVHPPVPYTRVMAHDAGWQWRIPLQHRTGNGIVYCSRYLGRDAALDRMLGNIEGDVLTEPNVLRFTAGTRRKQWYRNCVAVGLSAGFMEPLESTAIHLIQRSVLRFIRMLPAGRVSERDVAEFNEQQMQDMLQIRDFLVLHYKVTNRRDSPFWRHCAAMPIPDTLAQKIELFRETGRVFRKNEELFAENSWVQVMMGQGIEPQSHHPIAEKLRDDELDRLLEAIRSEVRQTVAGLPAHQDYVARYCGAAVPQAA; encoded by the coding sequence ATGAATGAAGATAAACGCGTCCAGCGCATCGTGATTGCGGGCGGCGGCACCGCGGGTTGGATGGCCGCGGCGGCGATCGCGCGCACGCTGGGGCAGGCGGTCGACCTGACCCTCGTCGAATCCGAAGCGATCGGGACCATCGGCGTCGGCGAGTCCACCATTCCGCCGCTGGTCAATTTCAACCGCATCCTGCGCATCAACGAAGCCGATTTCATGCGTGCGACGCAGGCGACCTTCAAGCTCGGCATCTTGTTCGACGACTGGAAGGATCTGGGGACGCAATATTTCCACAGCTTCGGCCTGACCGGCAAGGATCACTGGTCGGCGGGCTTCCAGCATTTCTGGCTCTATGGCCGCACCAAGGGGCACGATCAGCCCTATGACGATTATTGCATGGAGCTGAAGGCCGCGATCGCGGGCAAGTTCGCGCATTTGCCCGAAGATCGCATGAATTACGCCTATCAGCTCGATTCCGGGCTCTACGCGGGCTTCCTGCGCGAGCTGGCCGAGGCCGACGGAGCGAAGCGCATCGAGGGCAAGATCGCGCGCGTCGAGCTCGATGGGACAAGCGGCGATATCGCGGCGCTCGTCCTCGACGGCGACCGGCGGATCGAGGGCGATATGTTCATCGACTGCACGGGGTTCCGCGCGCTGTTGATGGAAGGCGCGCTCCACGCCGGGTTCGACGACTGGAGTAACTTCCTGCCGTGCGACAGTGCGATCGCGCTGCAGACCCCGAACGTCCATCCGCCGGTCCCCTATACGCGCGTGATGGCGCACGACGCGGGCTGGCAATGGCGCATCCCGCTCCAGCACCGTACCGGCAACGGCATCGTCTATTGCAGCCGCTATCTGGGCAGGGATGCGGCACTCGACCGTATGCTCGGCAATATCGAGGGCGATGTGCTGACCGAGCCCAATGTCCTGCGCTTCACCGCGGGCACGCGGCGCAAGCAATGGTATCGTAACTGCGTCGCCGTCGGGCTGTCGGCGGGTTTCATGGAGCCGCTGGAATCGACCGCGATCCACCTGATCCAGCGTTCGGTGCTGCGCTTCATCCGTATGCTGCCCGCGGGGCGGGTCAGCGAGCGCGACGTCGCCGAATTCAACGAGCAGCAGATGCAGGACATGCTGCAAATCCGCGATTTCCTGGTCCTCCATTACAAGGTGACCAACCGCCGCGACAGCCCGTTCTGGCGTCATTGCGCGGCGATGCCGATCCCCGACACGCTGGCGCAGAAGATCGAGCTGTTCCGCGAAACCGGCCGCGTGTTCCGCAAGAATGAGGAATTGTTCGCCGAAAACAGCTGGGTGCAGGTGATGATGGGGCAGGGGATCGAGCCGCAAAGCCATCACCCGATCGCCGAAAAGCTGCGCGACGACGAGCTCGACCGGTTGCTCGAGGCGATCCGCAGCGAGGTGCGCCAGACGGTCGCCGGCCTGCCCGCGCATCAGGATTATGTCGCCCGCTATTGCGGCGCGGCCGTCCCGCAAGCGGCGTAA
- a CDS encoding glycoside hydrolase family 3 protein produces MRRQAMGMATALLLAGTATATAQTTGAEAAKVHPELWPAAKSPAAITDAATEARIDALIKKMTIEQKVGQLIQGDISTITPKDLETYPLGSILAGGNSGPNGNERSTAADWAKLVGDFRAVSSRPQANGVAIPIIFGVDAVHGHNNIPGATLFPHNIGLGAARDPELIQRIGAVTAAEIAGSGIEWTFAPTLAVPQDLRWGRSYEGYASDPKLIAEYAKAMVLGLQGPLAAGKTVDGTHVAATAKHFLADGGTFEGKDQGDAKVDEKELIAKHAMGYPAAIDAGALTVMASFSSWQGVKHHGNKGLLTDALKDRMGFAGFVVGDWNGHGQVAGCSVTDCAQSINAGLDMFMAPDSWKGLYDSTLKHAKDGTISAARLDDAVRRILRVKYKLGLFPEGHVDRSIVKAVGTPEHLAVAREAVAKSLVLLKNNGSVLPIKPGARVLVTGPAADSMAIQSGGWTISWQGTDVTHADFPNGQTIWEALDKAVRDAGGVATLSDGGVYKEKPDVAIVVFGEAPYAEFQGDVATLDYQPTEATDLATLKKLKAAGIPVVALFLSGRPMFTNPEINAADAFVAGWLPGSQGAGVADVLVAGKDGKTVRGFTGTLPFAWPADARSPVEKPQFAVGYGLKYGASTTVPQLSEELGVDIAAALNVENFFSGGRARAPWVLTVTDAGGSRPVESPPVSSPGGLIAARSVDVRAQEDGKSFVWTGPAALHLSGPYADLSRQLNNSFALRVDWRIDAVGSAPVSLALGGKAFDVSAAVKAAPKGQVSTIKLPLRCFADAGANLRQVDYAVSIQSDKGFAATLLNTNVEAVGENLPCPPAVK; encoded by the coding sequence ATGCGCCGACAGGCAATGGGTATGGCGACCGCGCTGCTGCTGGCAGGAACGGCAACCGCGACCGCGCAAACCACTGGAGCCGAAGCGGCCAAGGTCCATCCCGAATTGTGGCCCGCGGCCAAAAGTCCCGCGGCCATCACCGACGCTGCGACCGAGGCGCGGATCGACGCGCTGATCAAGAAGATGACGATCGAGCAAAAGGTCGGCCAGCTGATCCAGGGCGACATCAGCACGATCACGCCCAAGGATCTCGAAACCTATCCGCTCGGCTCGATCCTCGCCGGTGGAAACAGCGGCCCGAACGGCAATGAACGCTCGACCGCCGCCGACTGGGCGAAGCTGGTCGGCGATTTCCGCGCGGTGTCCTCGCGCCCGCAGGCGAACGGCGTCGCGATCCCGATCATCTTTGGCGTCGATGCCGTCCACGGCCACAATAATATCCCCGGCGCGACGCTGTTTCCGCACAATATCGGCCTCGGCGCCGCGCGCGATCCCGAGCTGATCCAGCGCATCGGCGCGGTCACCGCCGCGGAAATCGCGGGCAGCGGGATCGAATGGACCTTTGCCCCGACACTCGCGGTGCCCCAGGATCTGCGCTGGGGGCGGAGCTACGAAGGCTATGCCTCCGACCCGAAGCTGATCGCCGAATATGCCAAGGCGATGGTGCTGGGGCTGCAGGGGCCGCTGGCCGCGGGCAAAACGGTCGACGGCACACATGTTGCCGCGACCGCCAAGCATTTCCTCGCCGATGGCGGGACGTTCGAGGGCAAGGACCAGGGCGATGCCAAGGTCGACGAGAAGGAACTGATCGCGAAACATGCGATGGGCTATCCCGCCGCGATCGACGCCGGGGCGCTGACCGTGATGGCCAGCTTCTCGAGCTGGCAGGGCGTCAAGCATCACGGCAACAAAGGGCTGCTGACCGACGCGCTCAAGGACAGGATGGGCTTTGCGGGCTTCGTCGTCGGCGACTGGAACGGGCATGGGCAGGTTGCGGGATGCAGCGTCACCGACTGCGCGCAGTCGATCAACGCCGGGCTCGACATGTTCATGGCCCCCGACAGCTGGAAAGGGCTTTACGACAGCACGCTGAAACATGCGAAGGACGGGACGATATCAGCGGCGCGCCTCGACGATGCGGTGCGGCGCATCCTGCGCGTCAAATACAAGCTCGGCCTGTTCCCCGAAGGCCATGTCGACCGCAGCATCGTGAAAGCCGTCGGCACGCCCGAGCATCTGGCGGTCGCGCGCGAAGCGGTCGCCAAGTCGCTCGTCCTGCTCAAGAACAACGGCAGCGTCCTGCCGATCAAGCCCGGCGCGCGCGTGCTCGTCACCGGTCCCGCGGCCGACAGCATGGCGATCCAGTCGGGCGGCTGGACGATCAGCTGGCAGGGGACCGATGTTACCCACGCCGACTTCCCCAACGGCCAGACGATCTGGGAGGCGCTGGACAAGGCGGTCCGCGATGCGGGCGGCGTCGCGACGCTGTCCGACGGCGGCGTCTATAAGGAAAAACCCGACGTTGCGATCGTCGTGTTCGGCGAGGCGCCTTATGCCGAATTCCAGGGCGACGTCGCGACGCTCGACTATCAGCCGACCGAGGCGACCGATCTCGCGACGCTGAAGAAGCTGAAAGCCGCGGGCATTCCCGTGGTCGCGCTGTTCCTGTCCGGGCGGCCGATGTTCACCAACCCCGAAATCAACGCCGCCGATGCCTTCGTCGCGGGCTGGCTGCCGGGGTCGCAGGGCGCCGGCGTCGCGGACGTGCTCGTCGCGGGCAAGGATGGCAAGACGGTGCGCGGCTTTACCGGCACGCTGCCTTTCGCCTGGCCCGCCGATGCGCGATCGCCCGTCGAAAAGCCGCAGTTCGCGGTCGGCTACGGCCTGAAATATGGCGCGAGCACGACGGTCCCGCAGCTTTCGGAAGAGCTGGGCGTCGACATTGCGGCGGCGTTGAATGTCGAGAATTTCTTCTCGGGCGGCCGCGCGCGCGCGCCTTGGGTGTTGACGGTCACCGATGCGGGCGGATCGCGCCCGGTGGAATCTCCGCCCGTATCGAGCCCCGGCGGGCTCATCGCTGCGCGTTCGGTCGATGTGCGCGCGCAGGAGGACGGCAAATCCTTCGTTTGGACCGGTCCCGCCGCGCTGCACCTTAGCGGACCCTATGCCGACCTGTCGCGCCAGCTGAACAACAGCTTCGCGCTACGCGTCGACTGGCGGATCGATGCAGTGGGCAGCGCGCCGGTCAGCCTCGCGCTCGGCGGCAAGGCGTTCGACGTCTCGGCGGCGGTCAAGGCGGCACCAAAGGGGCAGGTCTCGACGATCAAGTTGCCGCTCCGCTGCTTCGCTGATGCGGGCGCCAATCTGCGGCAGGTCGACTATGCCGTCTCGATCCAGAGCGACAAGGGCTTCGCCGCGACGCTGTTGAATACGAATGTCGAGGCGGTCGGGGAGAATCTGCCTTGCCCACCGGCGGTAAAGTGA
- a CDS encoding LacI family DNA-binding transcriptional regulator yields the protein MGRRRQSVTIKHVAADAGVSLQTVSRVINNEPNVRPEMKERVQASIDKLGYVPSIAAQRMSGSRSYLILAINDRERTIADWQGRQGVDWVDQMLLGGMLKCAEYGYRMIFELVDTHNDHVERELRAAIAALQPDGVILTPPHSDNPLIVGLLDQQKIPFARIGSRGGAAGIALTMDDEGSARRATRHLIDLGHQRIGFIPGSPEYSLSRWRIDGWEGEMAAAGLSTDGLLAEGDFTYASGAAAARDLLGGANPPTAIIASSDQMALATLEVARDLGIDVPGQLSIVSFDNTPVVRFTQPALTAVDQPVAETASRAVELIIAAQRGAPRPTEPTRVQGGLVQRGSTAAPPVAVDG from the coding sequence ATGGGGCGTCGGCGGCAGTCGGTTACGATCAAGCATGTTGCAGCCGACGCGGGGGTGTCGCTGCAAACGGTGAGCCGCGTCATCAACAACGAGCCCAATGTCCGGCCCGAAATGAAGGAACGCGTCCAGGCGTCGATCGACAAGCTCGGCTATGTCCCGTCGATCGCGGCGCAGCGGATGAGCGGGTCGCGCTCTTACCTGATCCTCGCGATCAACGACCGCGAACGCACGATCGCCGACTGGCAGGGGCGGCAGGGTGTCGACTGGGTCGACCAGATGCTGCTCGGCGGGATGCTGAAATGCGCCGAATATGGCTACCGCATGATCTTCGAGCTGGTCGACACGCACAATGATCATGTCGAGCGCGAACTGCGCGCGGCGATCGCGGCGCTCCAGCCCGACGGGGTGATCCTGACCCCGCCGCATTCGGACAATCCGCTGATCGTCGGGCTGCTCGACCAGCAGAAGATCCCGTTCGCGCGCATCGGATCGCGCGGCGGCGCGGCAGGCATCGCGCTGACGATGGATGACGAAGGATCGGCGCGGCGCGCGACGCGGCACCTGATCGACCTTGGCCACCAGCGCATCGGGTTCATTCCCGGCTCGCCCGAATATAGCCTCAGCCGCTGGCGCATCGACGGCTGGGAAGGCGAAATGGCGGCGGCGGGGCTTTCTACCGACGGGCTGCTTGCCGAGGGTGATTTTACCTATGCGTCGGGCGCCGCCGCGGCGCGGGACTTGCTGGGCGGCGCCAATCCGCCGACGGCGATCATCGCGAGCAGCGACCAGATGGCGCTCGCGACCTTGGAGGTCGCGCGCGACCTCGGCATCGATGTGCCGGGACAATTGTCGATCGTCAGTTTCGACAACACGCCGGTCGTCCGCTTCACCCAGCCGGCGCTGACCGCGGTCGACCAGCCGGTCGCCGAAACCGCGTCGCGCGCGGTCGAGCTGATCATCGCGGCGCAGCGCGGGGCGCCGCGCCCGACCGAACCGACGCGCGTGCAGGGCGGCCTCGTCCAGCGCGGATCGACCGCCGCGCCGCCTGTCGCCGTCGATGGCTGA
- a CDS encoding MFS transporter, with product MAEAAPPRRQSLPFLLLYALASAGGAIAYVPFLTIWLPGRMTELAGTADVQTLGYVTFFGAVAASAGGIGFGWLSDLTRNRRGWILAGLVLTIALLLVVPLAHNIWSLVAIIVAWQLTLNMMLGPLAAWAGDLVPDEQKGLLGGLLAFSPALGGWSGWLVTWPGLVSAEQRLVVIALLVASAVLPVLLLGRPRAFPDLTAPPAASAVGEARRRPTGPAVRMWLARLLVQIAEAALFAYLYFWFRSIDPGMHDNEKARLFGMALTIAIPIALAAGRWADRTDRPFVPLVAAAAVSSLGMVGMALATGLDAAKASYLVFGIASTVFLSLHSSQTLRILPRSDRRGRDLGIFNLTNTVPSLIMPWLTISLVPGFGFDALFLLLAGLSAIAVLLLATMPRLR from the coding sequence ATGGCTGAAGCCGCGCCTCCGCGCCGCCAGTCTCTCCCTTTCCTCCTGCTTTATGCGCTCGCGTCGGCGGGCGGGGCGATCGCCTATGTTCCCTTCCTGACGATCTGGCTGCCCGGGCGCATGACCGAGCTGGCGGGGACGGCCGACGTCCAGACGCTGGGCTATGTCACCTTTTTCGGTGCCGTCGCGGCGAGCGCCGGCGGCATCGGTTTCGGCTGGCTCAGCGATCTGACGCGCAATCGGCGCGGCTGGATATTGGCGGGGCTGGTCCTGACGATCGCCTTGCTGCTGGTCGTTCCGCTGGCGCATAATATCTGGTCGCTCGTCGCGATCATCGTCGCCTGGCAGCTCACGCTCAACATGATGCTCGGGCCGCTCGCCGCATGGGCGGGCGACCTCGTTCCCGACGAACAGAAGGGGCTGCTTGGTGGGTTGCTCGCCTTTTCGCCGGCGCTCGGCGGCTGGTCGGGATGGCTCGTCACCTGGCCGGGGCTGGTGTCGGCGGAGCAGCGGCTGGTGGTCATCGCGCTGCTGGTGGCAAGCGCCGTCCTGCCGGTGCTGCTGCTTGGCCGCCCGCGCGCATTCCCCGATCTCACCGCGCCGCCCGCTGCGAGCGCAGTTGGGGAGGCGCGGCGGCGGCCGACCGGCCCGGCGGTGCGGATGTGGCTGGCGCGCCTGCTCGTCCAGATCGCCGAGGCGGCGCTGTTTGCCTATCTCTATTTCTGGTTCCGCTCGATCGATCCCGGCATGCACGACAATGAAAAGGCGCGATTGTTCGGCATGGCGCTGACGATCGCGATCCCGATCGCGCTGGCGGCCGGCCGCTGGGCGGACCGCACCGACCGACCCTTCGTGCCGCTTGTCGCCGCGGCGGCGGTGTCGAGCCTCGGGATGGTCGGGATGGCGCTGGCGACGGGGCTCGACGCGGCGAAGGCGAGCTATCTCGTTTTCGGCATCGCGTCGACGGTGTTCCTGTCGCTGCATAGCAGCCAGACGTTGCGCATCCTGCCGCGGTCGGACCGGCGCGGGCGCGACCTTGGCATCTTCAATCTGACCAACACCGTACCGTCGCTGATCATGCCGTGGCTGACGATCTCGCTCGTCCCGGGGTTCGGGTTCGACGCGCTTTTCCTATTGCTCGCAGGGCTCTCCGCGATCGCGGTGCTGCTGCTCGCGACGATGCCGCGCCTGCGCTGA
- a CDS encoding tryptophan halogenase family protein encodes MNSGIERVVIVGGGTAGWLAACLIARARRAAKLDVTLIEAPDIPTIGVGEGTWPTMRATLAAIGIGEGEFLAACDGSFKQGSRFDGWMTGSADDRYLHPFTSPPSASTAELLAAWQTGAPDLPFAAAMTAQAHICDLDLAPRQRAMPDYQGAANYAYHLDAGKFAALLSAHAVQRLGVRHIADHVVDVARDGAGGIASVATRQNGDIAGDLFIDCSGHAALLIGNHLGVEWIDRGDVLFNDRALAAQVPVAPGSPIASQTVSTAHAAGWIWDIGLPGRRGIGCVYASRFMEDDAAEAELRAYIARVLPDAPDVPARRLTFPTGHRARFWEGNCVAVGLSAGFIEPLEASAIVMIELSLKALIDNFPASRAAMPIHADRFNELFRYRWDRIVEFLKLHYALSRREEPYWRAQRDPAHMPPRLTEMLQLWRDQPPSAWDFPRVDEIFSAESHQYILYGMGYPVPADLPASARAAALLAENRQRARALAAALPANRDYLDALAPGAQAAAR; translated from the coding sequence ATGAATAGCGGGATCGAGAGGGTTGTCATCGTGGGCGGCGGCACCGCCGGCTGGCTCGCGGCTTGCCTTATCGCCCGCGCGCGCCGCGCCGCAAAGCTGGACGTCACGCTGATCGAGGCGCCCGACATTCCGACGATCGGGGTTGGCGAGGGCACCTGGCCGACGATGCGCGCGACATTGGCGGCGATCGGGATCGGCGAGGGTGAATTTCTCGCCGCCTGCGACGGATCGTTCAAACAGGGATCGCGCTTTGACGGCTGGATGACCGGCTCCGCGGATGACCGCTATCTGCACCCGTTCACGTCGCCTCCCTCCGCATCGACCGCCGAGCTGCTCGCGGCCTGGCAGACCGGCGCGCCCGACCTGCCGTTCGCGGCGGCGATGACCGCGCAGGCGCATATCTGCGACCTTGATCTGGCTCCACGACAGCGCGCGATGCCCGACTATCAGGGGGCGGCGAATTACGCCTATCACCTCGATGCGGGGAAGTTTGCGGCGCTGCTTTCGGCGCATGCCGTCCAGCGGCTCGGGGTGCGCCATATAGCGGATCATGTTGTCGATGTGGCGCGCGACGGTGCGGGGGGCATCGCATCGGTCGCAACGCGTCAGAACGGTGACATTGCGGGCGACCTGTTCATCGATTGCAGTGGGCATGCGGCGCTGCTGATTGGCAATCATCTCGGCGTCGAGTGGATCGATCGCGGCGATGTCCTGTTCAACGACCGCGCGCTCGCGGCGCAGGTTCCGGTCGCGCCGGGCAGCCCGATCGCGTCGCAGACGGTGTCGACCGCGCACGCTGCAGGCTGGATCTGGGACATCGGCCTGCCGGGCCGCCGCGGCATCGGCTGCGTCTATGCCAGCCGTTTCATGGAAGACGATGCGGCGGAGGCGGAGCTGCGCGCCTATATCGCGCGCGTCCTGCCCGATGCACCCGACGTCCCGGCGCGGCGCTTGACCTTTCCGACCGGGCACCGTGCGCGGTTTTGGGAAGGCAATTGCGTCGCCGTCGGCCTGTCGGCGGGTTTCATCGAACCGCTGGAGGCGTCGGCGATCGTGATGATCGAATTGTCGCTGAAGGCGCTCATCGACAATTTTCCAGCAAGCCGCGCGGCGATGCCGATCCATGCCGATCGGTTCAACGAGCTATTCCGCTATCGCTGGGATCGCATCGTCGAGTTCCTTAAGCTCCACTATGCTCTCAGCCGGCGCGAAGAACCCTATTGGCGCGCGCAGCGCGACCCCGCGCATATGCCGCCGCGCCTGACGGAGATGCTGCAGCTGTGGCGCGACCAGCCGCCGTCGGCATGGGACTTCCCGCGCGTCGACGAGATTTTCTCGGCCGAAAGCCACCAATATATCCTCTATGGCATGGGCTATCCGGTGCCCGCCGATCTGCCCGCGAGCGCGCGCGCCGCCGCCTTGCTCGCCGAGAACCGGCAGCGCGCCCGCGCGCTCGCCGCGGCGCTGCCCGCCAATCGCGACTATCTCGACGCCCTCGCGCCCGGTGCCCAAGCCGCGGCGCGATAG
- a CDS encoding cupin-like domain-containing protein, producing MAERDRAIYDRLAPVAEREWNKGAGLDALLEGAREPFVLRGLVADWPLVEAGKRSARDARRYLLGHARDRPFKVSIGAPGHDGRLFYDAEMEMNFRIGTGKLADIFGGIDAAEEQGESRTVYLASIDIPSHFDRLDEANSVDLGTRDPLKSIWIGTRTKIAAHNDFPDNLACCAVGRRRFTLFPPHQFRNLYLGPIDNTPAGRAVSMVDFDAPDLAAFPRFVDAMAEAQTIELEPGDAIFIPSMWWHHVEGLAGFNVLVNYWWRSTPAWLGQPQVALNHAILAIRDLPPDDKAIWRELFDHYVFENDDRVTHHIPEKARSILARLTPESAGRLRAFLLRTLSR from the coding sequence GTGGCTGAGCGCGACCGCGCCATATACGACCGCCTCGCGCCGGTGGCCGAGCGCGAATGGAATAAGGGGGCGGGGCTCGACGCGTTGCTGGAAGGCGCGCGCGAGCCCTTTGTCCTCCGCGGCCTCGTGGCCGACTGGCCGCTGGTCGAGGCGGGCAAACGGTCGGCGCGCGACGCACGGCGCTATCTGCTGGGTCATGCGCGCGACCGTCCGTTCAAGGTGTCGATCGGCGCGCCCGGCCACGACGGGCGGCTGTTCTACGACGCCGAGATGGAGATGAATTTCCGCATCGGAACGGGCAAGCTCGCCGACATCTTCGGCGGCATCGATGCCGCCGAGGAACAGGGCGAAAGCCGCACCGTCTATCTCGCGTCGATCGACATCCCGTCGCATTTCGATAGGCTCGACGAAGCGAATTCGGTCGACCTCGGCACGCGCGATCCGCTGAAGAGCATCTGGATCGGCACGCGTACGAAGATCGCCGCGCACAATGATTTTCCTGACAATCTCGCCTGCTGCGCGGTCGGACGACGCCGCTTTACGCTCTTTCCGCCGCACCAGTTCCGCAACCTCTATCTCGGCCCGATCGACAACACGCCCGCGGGCCGCGCGGTGAGCATGGTCGACTTCGACGCGCCCGACCTCGCGGCCTTCCCGCGCTTCGTCGATGCGATGGCCGAGGCGCAGACGATCGAACTCGAACCCGGCGACGCGATCTTCATCCCGTCGATGTGGTGGCACCATGTCGAAGGGCTCGCCGGCTTCAATGTATTGGTCAATTACTGGTGGCGCAGCACGCCCGCCTGGCTGGGGCAGCCGCAGGTCGCGCTCAACCACGCAATCCTCGCGATCCGCGACCTGCCGCCCGACGACAAGGCGATCTGGCGCGAGCTGTTCGACCATTATGTGTTCGAGAATGACGACCGGGTCACCCACCATATTCCCGAAAAGGCGCGCAGCATCCTCGCGCGGCTCACCCCCGAAAGCGCCGGGCGTCTCCGCGCTTTCCTGTTGAGGACACTCAGCCGATGA
- a CDS encoding SapC family protein yields the protein MTRHAVLDNKTHRDLRIRTDAGAELGDDIMATLTVPSEFRRVQAHFPILFRRETGREEFTALAMFGFENGENLFLDGDRWDARYRPLSAAIQPFLIGRPASGGGPGQIHIDMDHPRIAATGEGIRLFDTDGMATPYLDDIAERLGDLDEGYRESGAFYDALLAYDLFEPFSLEVTLDDGAIHSLVGFHIIDEAKLRALDGEALGALHAAGHLMPMFMALASLSQLSVLVARKNRRLAGG from the coding sequence ATGACCCGTCACGCCGTCCTCGACAACAAGACCCATCGCGACCTGCGTATAAGGACCGACGCGGGAGCAGAGCTGGGTGACGACATCATGGCGACGCTGACGGTGCCGAGCGAGTTCCGCCGCGTGCAGGCGCATTTCCCGATCCTCTTCCGCCGCGAAACCGGGCGCGAGGAATTTACCGCGCTCGCGATGTTCGGGTTCGAGAATGGCGAGAATCTGTTCCTCGATGGCGACCGCTGGGATGCGCGCTATCGCCCGCTGTCGGCCGCGATCCAGCCGTTCCTGATCGGGCGGCCCGCGAGTGGCGGCGGTCCGGGGCAGATTCACATCGATATGGACCATCCGCGCATCGCCGCGACCGGCGAGGGCATCCGGCTGTTCGATACCGACGGCATGGCGACGCCCTATCTCGACGATATCGCGGAGCGGCTCGGCGACCTCGACGAAGGCTATCGCGAGAGCGGTGCCTTTTACGACGCGCTGCTCGCCTATGACCTGTTCGAACCCTTCAGCCTCGAAGTCACGCTCGACGACGGGGCGATCCATTCGCTCGTCGGCTTCCACATCATCGACGAGGCGAAGCTGCGCGCGCTGGATGGCGAGGCCCTTGGCGCGCTCCACGCGGCGGGGCATTTGATGCCGATGTTCATGGCGCTCGCCTCGCTGTCGCAGTTGTCGGTGCTCGTCGCGCGCAAGAACCGCAGGCTAGCCGGTGGCTGA